A single genomic interval of Rhodanobacteraceae bacterium harbors:
- a CDS encoding FtsX-like permease family protein, with translation MAETEVRSSDDALTELREMSDFAEALGALDANPMPALVIVRLTAAGVARLEDFKSELATRPEVDWVQVDRRWLERLEALLELARRAILLGAAILAVAVLLVVGNTIRLEISLKREEILILKLLGASDAHVRRPFLYIGIWYGVVGGLLALALVQAGLLAVQPAVDQLALSYGAGFSLQGPGLRGALLLVVYGAALGWLGAWLGSARHLREAEPR, from the coding sequence GTGGCCGAAACCGAAGTGCGCTCGTCCGATGACGCGCTGACCGAGCTGCGGGAGATGAGCGATTTCGCCGAAGCGCTGGGCGCACTGGACGCCAATCCGATGCCGGCGCTGGTGATCGTGCGACTGACCGCCGCCGGCGTTGCCCGGCTGGAGGATTTCAAGTCGGAACTGGCGACCCGGCCGGAGGTCGATTGGGTGCAGGTCGACCGTCGCTGGCTGGAACGCCTGGAGGCGCTGCTGGAACTGGCGCGGCGAGCGATCCTGCTCGGCGCGGCGATCCTGGCAGTCGCCGTACTGCTGGTGGTGGGCAATACCATCCGCCTGGAGATTTCGCTGAAGCGCGAGGAAATCCTGATCCTGAAGCTGCTCGGCGCCAGTGATGCGCATGTGCGCAGGCCCTTCCTTTACATCGGCATCTGGTACGGAGTGGTCGGTGGCCTGCTGGCTCTGGCGCTGGTCCAGGCAGGGTTGCTGGCGGTGCAGCCCGCCGTGGATCAGCTTGCGCTAAGCTACGGCGCGGGATTTTCGTTACAGGGCCCGGGGCTGCGGGGGGCTTTGCTGTTGGTAGTCTATGGTGCAGCCTTGGGCTGGCTCGGTGCCTGGCTGGGCAGCGCGCGCCACCTGCGGGAGGCCGAACCGCGGTAG
- a CDS encoding response regulator, with the protein METSVTRHISSDTPRVMVVDGSKVVRKIIDQLLHQDLPGVTVLACSTGEEAMAHLAEGVVDLVTMALRLPDMDGMELARHIRENSPQAYIPIVVVSGDVQERLMNRDLSVDVTDYFDKSLGPQALSTFIRGYIRPEGQVPGDVLYVEDSRVVAVATRRMMEKHGLTVNHVVSVEDAIDILDKAKDEGRLGADIILTDVYLKGGLTGGDLLEIVRGRFGYSKGTLPILVMTGDDNASNQTALLRAGANDLVQKPTEERLLITKLGFQLRVARALRAQAGA; encoded by the coding sequence ATGGAAACATCGGTGACTCGACACATTTCCAGCGATACGCCGCGGGTAATGGTCGTCGACGGATCGAAGGTGGTCCGCAAGATCATCGATCAGCTATTGCATCAGGACCTGCCCGGCGTCACGGTGCTCGCCTGCAGCACCGGCGAGGAAGCCATGGCGCATCTGGCCGAAGGCGTGGTTGATCTGGTGACGATGGCGCTGCGTCTGCCCGATATGGACGGCATGGAACTGGCGCGTCACATCCGCGAGAATTCGCCGCAGGCCTACATCCCCATCGTGGTCGTGTCCGGCGATGTGCAGGAACGGCTGATGAATCGCGATCTCTCGGTCGACGTCACCGACTACTTCGACAAGTCGCTGGGGCCGCAGGCGCTGTCCACTTTCATCCGCGGCTACATCCGTCCCGAGGGCCAGGTGCCTGGGGATGTGCTCTACGTCGAGGATTCGCGCGTGGTGGCGGTAGCTACCCGGCGCATGATGGAAAAGCACGGGTTGACCGTGAATCACGTAGTCAGTGTCGAAGACGCCATCGACATTCTGGACAAGGCCAAGGACGAAGGTCGGCTCGGCGCCGACATCATCCTGACCGATGTCTATCTCAAGGGTGGATTGACCGGCGGCGATCTGCTGGAAATCGTTCGTGGGCGGTTCGGTTATTCCAAGGGCACGCTGCCGATTCTGGTGATGACCGGCGACGACAACGCCAGCAACCAGACTGCCCTGCTGCGGGCCGGCGCCAACGATCTGGTACAAAAGCCCACCGAAGAACGCCTGCTGATCACCAAGCTCGGCTTCCAGCTGCGGGTAGCGCGTGCGCTGAGGGCGCAGGCGGGTGCCTGA
- the ung gene encoding uracil-DNA glycosylase: MPDECAAERVEAAARIRLEESWKQRLLPELLSPAMQQLRDWLREQIKAGKQIYPPPRQIFAALDHTPFDRVQVVILGQDPYHGPGQAQGLCFSVPPGIDVPPSLVNVFAELKRDLGIEAPGHGCLLPWADRGVLLLNAVLTVERGRAGAHQGKGWEAFTDRIIGLLNAEREGLVFMLWGAYAQAKGKLLDPRRHLVLRAPHPSPLSAYRGFIGCEHFSRANHYLKARGGKPIDWQLPPASQL; encoded by the coding sequence ATGCCTGATGAATGCGCCGCCGAACGGGTCGAAGCTGCTGCCCGTATCCGCCTGGAGGAGAGCTGGAAGCAACGCCTGTTGCCGGAACTGTTGTCGCCCGCGATGCAGCAGCTGCGCGACTGGCTGCGTGAGCAGATTAAGGCCGGCAAGCAGATCTATCCGCCACCCCGACAGATCTTCGCAGCCCTGGACCACACGCCCTTCGACCGGGTGCAGGTGGTGATCCTGGGTCAGGATCCCTATCACGGTCCGGGTCAGGCACAGGGTCTGTGCTTCTCGGTGCCGCCGGGGATCGACGTACCGCCCTCGCTGGTGAATGTCTTTGCCGAGCTCAAACGCGATCTCGGCATCGAAGCGCCCGGCCACGGCTGCCTGCTGCCCTGGGCTGATCGCGGCGTGCTACTGCTGAACGCCGTGCTCACGGTCGAGCGTGGTCGCGCCGGTGCGCATCAGGGCAAGGGTTGGGAAGCCTTCACCGATCGCATCATCGGCCTGCTCAATGCAGAGCGCGAAGGCCTGGTGTTCATGCTCTGGGGCGCCTACGCCCAGGCCAAGGGCAAACTGCTCGATCCGCGCCGCCATCTGGTGCTGCGTGCACCCCATCCTTCGCCGCTGTCGGCTTACCGTGGATTCATCGGCTGCGAGCACTTCTCCCGCGCCAACCACTACCTGAAGGCCCGCGGCGGCAAGCCGATCGACTGGCAGTTGCCCCCCGCCAGCCAACTGTAG
- the rpoH gene encoding RNA polymerase sigma factor RpoH yields the protein MSAQALVANNMPILGSVGSLDSYIGTVNRIPMLAVEDEQELARRFREDGDLESARQLVMSHLRFVVHVARGYAGYGLGISDLIQEGNIGLMKAVKRFDPTMGVRLVSFAVHWIRAEIHEFILRNWRIVKVATTKAQRKLFFNLRRAKTRLGWMNAQEVQAVAKDLGVDPATVVEMEARLQGQDVAFDAPADDDSETRPAPIAFLVDQASNPYETLETEDAGDRQLDFLLEGLEKLDERSRDIINRRWLAEPKATLQDLADEYKVSAERIRQIEAAAFKKMRALFED from the coding sequence ATGAGCGCACAGGCCTTGGTCGCAAACAACATGCCGATCCTGGGATCGGTGGGCAGCCTTGATTCCTATATTGGGACGGTCAACCGGATTCCCATGCTGGCCGTCGAGGATGAGCAGGAACTGGCGCGCCGTTTCCGCGAGGATGGCGATCTGGAGTCCGCCCGGCAACTGGTGATGTCGCATCTGCGCTTCGTGGTACACGTGGCGCGCGGCTATGCCGGCTACGGCCTGGGAATCTCCGATCTGATCCAGGAAGGCAACATCGGCCTGATGAAGGCGGTCAAGCGCTTCGACCCGACCATGGGCGTGCGTCTGGTGTCTTTCGCCGTGCACTGGATCCGCGCCGAAATCCACGAGTTCATTCTGCGCAACTGGCGCATCGTCAAGGTTGCGACCACCAAGGCGCAGCGCAAGCTGTTCTTCAACCTGCGTCGCGCCAAGACCCGATTGGGCTGGATGAATGCACAGGAAGTGCAGGCCGTCGCCAAGGATCTGGGTGTCGATCCGGCCACGGTCGTGGAAATGGAAGCGCGCCTGCAGGGTCAGGACGTGGCTTTCGACGCTCCGGCTGATGATGATTCAGAAACGCGTCCGGCGCCGATTGCCTTCCTGGTGGATCAGGCCTCCAATCCCTACGAAACCCTGGAAACCGAGGATGCCGGCGATCGCCAGCTCGATTTCCTGCTCGAAGGTTTGGAGAAGCTGGACGAGCGCAGCCGCGACATCATCAATCGGCGCTGGCTGGCAGAGCCCAAGGCCACGCTGCAGGATCTGGCCGACGAGTACAAGGTCTCGGCCGAGCGCATCCGCCAGATCGAAGCCGCCGCCTTCAAGAAGATGCGCGCGCTGTTCGAGGACTGA
- the secB gene encoding protein-export chaperone SecB, with the protein MANEDTNTAGTNGSAEAAAGPQLTVQKIYVKDASFEAPGAPHIFQEQGQSKIELNLGQKAQQLAEGVYEIVLTITVTCKIGEKTAYLAETQQAGIFGLAGFEPQQLDMVIGTYCPHVIFPYARQTISYMIEQGGFPAFLMQPINFEQIYADQVRRRQEQAAA; encoded by the coding sequence ATGGCCAATGAAGACACCAACACCGCCGGCACCAACGGCAGCGCCGAAGCCGCAGCCGGCCCGCAGCTGACCGTGCAGAAGATCTATGTCAAGGATGCTTCCTTCGAAGCGCCGGGCGCACCGCACATCTTCCAGGAGCAGGGCCAGTCGAAGATCGAACTGAACCTGGGTCAGAAGGCGCAGCAGCTGGCCGAGGGCGTGTACGAGATCGTCCTCACCATCACCGTGACCTGCAAGATCGGCGAGAAGACTGCCTATCTCGCTGAAACCCAGCAGGCCGGCATCTTTGGTCTGGCCGGCTTCGAGCCGCAGCAGCTGGACATGGTCATCGGCACCTACTGCCCGCACGTGATCTTCCCGTACGCGCGCCAGACCATCTCCTACATGATCGAGCAGGGCGGCTTCCCGGCCTTCCTGATGCAGCCGATCAACTTCGAGCAGATCTACGCCGATCAGGTGCGTCGTCGTCAGGAACAGGCCGCTGCCTGA
- a CDS encoding NAD(P)-dependent glycerol-3-phosphate dehydrogenase, protein MSSIARIAVLGAGSWGTALASLLARNGIEVRLWGRKPQALTVLGDALENRQYLPGIPLPGGIAYTTDLLSALAGIDALLVVVPSHAFADTLALVKPHLPAGLAGLAWATKGFEPGSGDFLHEVADRMLGVDLPKAVVTGPSFAKEVALALPSAVTVHSDDDDFAQSVARSLHGSNFRAYSGNDIRGAELGGAMKNVLAVATGICDGMQLGLNARAGLITRGLNEMLRLNLCLGGRAETIIGLAGLGDLVLTCTGDLSRNRRLGLALGRGTSLPDAVAEIGQVVESVQTADEVMRLAARFDLDLPISSRVQAVLHGDTTPADGLKSLLARDQKPEYPAGLGLG, encoded by the coding sequence ATGAGCAGCATTGCCCGCATCGCGGTCCTGGGGGCCGGCTCCTGGGGTACCGCGCTGGCCTCGCTGCTCGCGCGCAATGGCATCGAGGTCCGTTTGTGGGGGCGCAAGCCCCAGGCGCTGACGGTCCTCGGTGATGCGCTCGAAAACCGGCAATACCTGCCGGGCATTCCCTTGCCCGGCGGCATTGCCTACACCACCGATCTGCTGAGTGCATTGGCTGGCATCGATGCCTTGTTGGTGGTGGTCCCCAGTCACGCCTTTGCCGATACCCTGGCACTGGTCAAGCCGCATCTGCCGGCGGGCCTGGCGGGCCTGGCCTGGGCCACCAAGGGCTTCGAGCCGGGTTCGGGCGACTTTCTGCACGAGGTGGCTGATCGCATGCTCGGTGTGGACCTGCCCAAGGCAGTGGTCACCGGGCCGAGCTTTGCCAAGGAAGTGGCGCTGGCCTTGCCCAGTGCCGTCACCGTGCATTCGGACGACGACGATTTCGCACAGAGTGTGGCTCGATCGCTGCACGGTTCCAATTTCCGCGCCTACAGCGGCAACGATATCCGCGGCGCTGAACTTGGCGGCGCGATGAAGAATGTACTGGCTGTGGCCACCGGCATCTGCGATGGCATGCAGCTCGGGCTGAATGCACGCGCCGGCCTGATCACCCGCGGCCTCAACGAGATGCTGCGCCTCAATCTTTGTCTGGGTGGGCGCGCCGAAACCATCATCGGACTGGCGGGCCTGGGTGATCTGGTGCTGACCTGCACCGGTGATCTGTCGCGCAACCGTCGCCTGGGCCTGGCCTTGGGGCGCGGCACATCCCTGCCGGACGCGGTCGCCGAAATCGGTCAGGTCGTCGAGAGTGTGCAGACCGCCGACGAGGTCATGCGGCTGGCAGCACGCTTTGATCTGGACCTGCCGATCTCCTCACGGGTACAGGCCGTGCTGCACGGCGATACCACCCCAGCCGACGGTCTGAAGTCACTGCTGGCGCGAGATCAGAAGCCCGAATACCCGGCCGGCCTGGGTTTGGGCTGA
- a CDS encoding type II toxin-antitoxin system prevent-host-death family antitoxin yields MPTVGAFEAKTKLSELLDAVERGEEIIITRRGQPIARLVGMNQGDGARSGSLVDDIRQTREQLGQTGISIADIVAWKAEGRR; encoded by the coding sequence ATGCCCACCGTCGGTGCCTTTGAAGCCAAGACCAAACTCTCCGAATTGCTCGATGCCGTCGAGCGCGGCGAGGAGATCATCATCACCCGGCGCGGCCAGCCCATCGCCCGGTTGGTCGGCATGAACCAGGGCGATGGTGCCCGCAGCGGCAGTCTGGTCGATGACATCCGCCAGACCCGCGAGCAGCTGGGACAGACCGGCATCTCGATCGCCGACATCGTCGCCTGGAAGGCCGAGGGTCGGCGGTGA
- a CDS encoding type II toxin-antitoxin system VapC family toxin has protein sequence MTLPAAIPTELIIDSSIVAAWFLPDERSPVAERVLSALSDLRLSAPMLLKAEFANVLTRAFRRRQTDSKLLDRLLNDFDRLPIRYETLSLNTADLVRGALRHLLTPYDFVYLDLAIRTRLPLATLDPELAAAATRAGLTVITDS, from the coding sequence ATGACGCTGCCAGCCGCCATCCCCACCGAGCTGATCATCGACAGCTCCATCGTCGCTGCCTGGTTTCTGCCTGACGAACGCAGTCCGGTGGCCGAGCGCGTGCTCAGCGCCCTGTCCGATCTGAGGCTGTCGGCGCCGATGCTGCTGAAGGCTGAATTCGCCAATGTGCTGACGCGCGCCTTTCGTCGCCGCCAGACTGACAGCAAACTGCTCGATCGGCTGCTCAATGATTTCGACCGCCTGCCCATCCGCTACGAAACGCTGTCGCTGAACACCGCCGATCTGGTGCGCGGCGCGCTGCGGCATCTGCTCACCCCCTACGATTTCGTCTATCTGGATCTGGCCATCCGCACGCGCTTGCCGCTGGCCACGCTGGATCCCGAACTGGCCGCTGCCGCGACCCGCGCCGGCCTCACCGTCATCACTGATTCCTGA
- a CDS encoding indolepyruvate ferredoxin oxidoreductase family protein, translated as MTTTTAPMVTIDRDYSLDHKYTRAQGRIYLSGVQALVRLPLMQQMRDRALGLNTAGFVSGYRGSPLGGLDQALWSARKHLKAANIEFAAGLNEDLAATAVWGSQQVNLFPGARFDGVFGMWYGKGPGVDRSGDVLKHANAAGTSKHGGVLVLAGDDHACRSSTLPHQSEHEFISAMMPILNPAGVQDILDMGMLGWAMSRFSGRWVGFKTIAETVESSASVNVDPHQLDIVIPTDFVLPAGGLNIRWPDPPMNQELRLHQYAMHAAVAFAKANGIDRVVFDSPRARLGIITTGKSYLDVLQALEYLGLDREACRDIGIRVYKAGMTWPIEPDGLRAFAQGLDDIIVVEEKRSFLEAQLKEHMYNWAEATRPSIVGKYDEAGNWVLPSTGELTPPTIALVIAARLNRFYTSERIQERLRWIEDKERELALPRANFARPAHYCSGCPHNTSTVVPEGSRAAAGIGCHYMVTWMDRRTETFTQMGGEGVPWIGQSPFTDTAHIFQNLGDGTYFHSGSLAIRSCVAAKVNITFKILYNDAVAMTGGQPVDGTLSVDDLIRQVHAEGVQKIWLLSDDPDKYRGNSVLSTHGVHLADRDELDRVQRELREEKGVTVLIYEQTCAAEKRRRRKRKLMVDPPKRSFINQAVCEGCGDCGVQSNCVSILPVETEFGRKRAIDQNSCNKDFSCVKGFCPSFVTVHGGGLKKRKASAIDPGFDRLPLPVIKGDLAQPWNVLITGVGGTGVVTIGALLGMAAHLEGKGVSVLDQTGLAQKGGAVTCHVRIAREPGDIHAVRIAAGEADLVIGCDVVVVNDYWALSKIRESRTHAVINQYQSYPGSFTREPDLQFPLQQMLDAIGLALGHQNLDVLDATTIATNLLGDSIATNLFVLGYAWQKGLVPVSLDALMRAIELNGAAVDMNKKAFAWGRLAAHDPSAVQEAAGLKRPKLLPIKTVTVSDAIAWSDAGVADTLDELIARRVAYLTDWQDAAYAGRYRGFVEQVRSAEAQKVPGSTRLTASVARYLSKLMAYKDEFEVARLYASGEFRQRLEQTFDGDYTVKFNLAPPLFAKKDPVTGHLKKAEFGPWVFKAFAVLARLRKHRGAWWDVFSKTAERKAERQLIEDYSKRITELLNALNPDNLDLAVAIAEVPEQIRGYGHIKEASIARAQARWTELLAQWRQPGLRKAA; from the coding sequence ATGACCACCACCACGGCACCGATGGTGACCATCGATCGTGACTATTCGCTGGATCACAAGTACACCCGTGCGCAGGGCCGCATCTACCTGTCGGGTGTGCAGGCGCTGGTGCGCCTGCCGCTGATGCAGCAGATGCGCGATCGGGCACTTGGCCTGAACACCGCCGGTTTTGTATCGGGCTATCGCGGCTCGCCGCTGGGTGGCCTCGACCAGGCGCTGTGGAGTGCCCGCAAGCACCTCAAGGCCGCCAACATCGAATTCGCCGCCGGCCTGAACGAGGACCTGGCAGCAACTGCCGTGTGGGGCAGCCAGCAGGTCAACCTGTTCCCGGGCGCCAGATTCGATGGCGTGTTCGGCATGTGGTACGGCAAGGGTCCGGGTGTGGATCGCAGCGGCGACGTGCTCAAGCACGCCAACGCGGCTGGCACCAGCAAGCATGGCGGAGTGCTGGTATTGGCAGGCGATGATCACGCCTGTCGATCGTCGACGCTGCCGCACCAGTCCGAGCACGAGTTCATCTCGGCCATGATGCCGATCCTGAATCCGGCCGGGGTTCAGGACATCCTCGACATGGGCATGCTGGGCTGGGCCATGAGCCGTTTCAGCGGTCGCTGGGTCGGCTTCAAGACCATCGCCGAAACCGTGGAATCCTCGGCCTCGGTCAATGTCGATCCGCACCAGCTCGACATCGTCATCCCCACCGATTTCGTCCTGCCGGCGGGCGGCTTGAACATCCGCTGGCCGGATCCGCCGATGAATCAGGAACTGCGTCTGCATCAGTACGCCATGCATGCCGCAGTGGCCTTCGCCAAGGCCAATGGCATCGATCGCGTGGTCTTCGATTCACCGCGCGCGCGCCTGGGCATCATCACCACCGGCAAGAGTTATCTGGACGTGCTGCAGGCACTGGAATATCTGGGTCTGGATCGCGAGGCCTGCCGCGACATCGGCATCCGCGTCTACAAGGCCGGCATGACCTGGCCGATCGAACCCGATGGCTTGCGGGCTTTCGCCCAGGGTCTGGACGACATCATCGTGGTCGAGGAGAAGCGCTCCTTCCTCGAAGCCCAGCTGAAAGAACATATGTACAACTGGGCCGAAGCCACCCGGCCTTCCATCGTCGGCAAATACGACGAAGCCGGCAACTGGGTGCTGCCCTCCACCGGTGAGTTGACGCCGCCGACCATTGCCCTGGTCATCGCCGCGCGCCTGAACCGCTTCTACACCAGCGAGCGCATCCAGGAGCGTTTGCGCTGGATCGAGGACAAGGAGCGCGAGCTGGCGCTGCCACGCGCCAACTTCGCCCGTCCGGCTCACTATTGCTCAGGCTGCCCGCACAACACCTCCACCGTGGTGCCGGAAGGCTCGCGCGCCGCCGCCGGCATCGGTTGCCATTACATGGTCACCTGGATGGACCGGCGCACCGAGACCTTCACCCAGATGGGCGGCGAGGGTGTGCCCTGGATCGGCCAGTCGCCTTTCACCGACACGGCCCACATCTTCCAGAACCTGGGAGACGGCACCTATTTCCACTCGGGTTCGCTGGCCATCCGTTCCTGCGTGGCGGCCAAGGTCAACATCACCTTCAAGATTCTCTACAACGATGCCGTGGCCATGACCGGTGGCCAGCCGGTGGACGGCACGCTGTCGGTGGACGACCTGATCCGCCAGGTGCACGCCGAGGGTGTCCAGAAGATCTGGCTGTTGTCGGACGACCCGGACAAGTACCGCGGCAACTCGGTGCTGAGCACGCACGGCGTGCATCTGGCCGACCGCGATGAGCTCGACCGCGTGCAGCGCGAACTGCGTGAAGAAAAAGGTGTCACCGTGCTCATCTACGAGCAGACCTGTGCCGCCGAGAAGCGCCGTCGGCGCAAGCGCAAGCTGATGGTCGATCCGCCCAAGCGCAGCTTCATCAATCAGGCGGTATGCGAGGGCTGCGGCGATTGCGGGGTACAGTCCAACTGCGTGTCGATCCTGCCGGTGGAGACCGAGTTCGGGCGCAAGCGCGCCATCGACCAGAATTCCTGCAACAAGGACTTTTCCTGCGTCAAGGGCTTCTGCCCGAGCTTCGTTACCGTGCACGGCGGCGGCTTGAAGAAGCGCAAGGCCTCGGCCATCGATCCGGGCTTTGATCGCCTGCCGCTGCCCGTGATCAAGGGTGATCTGGCCCAGCCCTGGAATGTGCTGATCACTGGTGTCGGCGGCACCGGCGTGGTCACCATTGGCGCGCTGCTCGGCATGGCCGCACATCTCGAAGGCAAGGGCGTGTCGGTGCTGGATCAGACCGGATTGGCGCAGAAGGGCGGCGCGGTGACCTGCCACGTGCGTATCGCCCGCGAGCCCGGCGACATCCACGCCGTGCGCATCGCTGCCGGTGAAGCGGATCTGGTGATTGGCTGCGATGTGGTGGTGGTCAACGATTACTGGGCCTTGAGCAAGATCCGCGAATCCCGCACCCACGCGGTGATCAATCAGTACCAGAGCTATCCCGGCAGTTTCACCCGCGAACCCGATCTGCAGTTCCCGTTGCAGCAGATGCTCGATGCCATCGGTCTGGCGCTCGGGCATCAGAATCTGGATGTGCTCGACGCCACCACGATCGCCACCAATCTGCTCGGCGATTCCATTGCCACCAATCTGTTCGTGCTGGGCTACGCCTGGCAGAAGGGACTGGTGCCGGTCAGTCTGGACGCCCTGATGCGCGCCATCGAGCTGAATGGCGCTGCGGTGGACATGAACAAGAAGGCCTTTGCCTGGGGCCGATTGGCGGCGCACGATCCGTCCGCAGTGCAGGAAGCCGCCGGACTCAAGCGCCCCAAGCTGCTGCCAATCAAGACCGTCACCGTCAGCGACGCTATCGCCTGGAGCGATGCCGGTGTGGCCGACACGCTGGACGAATTGATTGCCCGCCGGGTGGCTTACTTGACCGACTGGCAGGATGCCGCCTATGCCGGCCGCTACCGGGGCTTCGTCGAACAGGTACGCAGCGCCGAGGCGCAGAAGGTGCCGGGCAGCACCCGCCTGACGGCCAGCGTGGCCCGATATCTCAGCAAGCTGATGGCCTACAAGGACGAGTTCGAAGTCGCCCGGCTGTATGCCTCGGGCGAGTTCCGCCAGCGTCTGGAACAGACTTTCGACGGCGACTACACGGTGAAATTCAATCTGGCGCCGCCGCTGTTCGCGAAAAAGGACCCGGTCACCGGACACCTGAAGAAGGCCGAGTTCGGACCCTGGGTGTTCAAGGCCTTCGCCGTGCTGGCCCGATTGCGCAAACACCGCGGCGCCTGGTGGGATGTCTTCAGCAAGACCGCCGAACGCAAGGCCGAACGCCAGCTGATCGAGGACTACAGCAAGCGCATCACCGAGCTGCTGAACGCCCTCAACCCCGACAATCTGGATCTGGCCGTCGCCATCGCCGAAGTGCCGGAGCAGATCCGCGGCTACGGCCACATCAAGGAAGCCAGCATCGCCCGGGCACAGGCACGCTGGACCGAGTTGCTGGCGCAATGGCGCCAGCCGGGGCTGCGCAAGGCGGCGTAG
- a CDS encoding VWA domain-containing protein — MLIRFLLTLRAFGLKIGLGEFLVLLQALKQGHAQLSIDDFHVLARSALIKDEGLYDRYDRAFQAFFEGAADKVPDWLKEIPADWLRETFGRELTEEEKAKLEAFGSLEKLMDELRKRMEEQTERHSGGNRWIGTGGTSPFGHGGFHPEGVRIGGKSQQGRAAKVWEKREYRNLDDEVELGRRNFQIALRRLRKFAREGAAEELDLDGTISATARNAGWLDLKLRPERHNAIKLLLFIDIGGSMDEHIRVCEELFSAAKAEFKHFEHFYFHNCLYDRVWKDNRRRWQESTPTTELLHKYPADYRVIFVGDASMSPLELLEPGGSIEGWNEESGMVWLQRVLATWPRSVWLNPTEREYWNYTPTITHIARLFGERMFPLTLGGISEAINALKKPQHAPMPA, encoded by the coding sequence ATGCTGATCCGCTTCCTCCTCACCCTGCGCGCCTTCGGCCTGAAAATCGGTCTGGGCGAATTTCTGGTGCTGTTGCAGGCGCTCAAGCAGGGTCATGCGCAGCTGTCGATCGACGACTTTCATGTACTGGCGCGCTCGGCGCTGATCAAGGATGAAGGCCTGTACGATCGCTACGATCGCGCCTTCCAGGCCTTTTTCGAGGGCGCGGCCGACAAGGTGCCGGACTGGCTCAAGGAGATTCCGGCCGACTGGCTGCGCGAGACTTTTGGCCGCGAGCTGACTGAAGAGGAGAAGGCCAAACTGGAGGCCTTCGGGTCGCTGGAAAAGCTCATGGACGAGCTGCGCAAGCGCATGGAGGAGCAGACCGAGCGCCACAGCGGCGGCAATCGCTGGATCGGCACCGGTGGAACTTCACCCTTCGGTCATGGCGGCTTCCATCCCGAGGGCGTGCGCATCGGGGGAAAGTCCCAGCAGGGTAGGGCGGCCAAGGTCTGGGAGAAGCGCGAGTACCGCAATCTCGATGATGAAGTCGAACTGGGTAGGCGCAATTTCCAGATCGCACTGCGGCGCTTGCGCAAGTTTGCGCGCGAGGGCGCTGCCGAAGAGTTGGATCTGGATGGCACCATCAGCGCTACCGCCAGGAACGCTGGCTGGCTGGATCTCAAGCTCAGGCCCGAACGCCACAACGCCATCAAGCTGCTGTTGTTCATCGACATCGGCGGCTCGATGGACGAGCACATCCGCGTCTGCGAAGAGCTGTTCTCGGCGGCCAAGGCCGAGTTCAAGCATTTCGAACACTTCTACTTCCACAACTGCCTGTACGACCGGGTGTGGAAGGACAATCGCCGACGCTGGCAGGAGAGCACCCCGACCACGGAGCTGCTGCACAAATACCCCGCTGACTACCGGGTGATCTTCGTCGGCGATGCCAGCATGAGTCCGCTGGAACTGCTGGAACCCGGCGGCTCCATCGAAGGCTGGAACGAGGAATCCGGCATGGTCTGGTTACAGCGGGTACTCGCCACCTGGCCGCGATCAGTGTGGCTCAACCCGACCGAACGCGAGTACTGGAACTACACTCCCACCATCACCCACATCGCCCGCCTTTTCGGCGAACGCATGTTCCCGCTGACGCTAGGCGGCATCAGCGAAGCGATCAATGCGCTGAAGAAACCACAGCACGCGCCGATGCCCGCGTAG